A single window of Vigna unguiculata cultivar IT97K-499-35 chromosome 1, ASM411807v1, whole genome shotgun sequence DNA harbors:
- the LOC114173190 gene encoding uncharacterized protein LOC114173190: protein MHTHKKQARLELMSGCSEEEGISFSDADRRGYEGGSDDDSEMGKSQLRRRRRVSGFGKVVVHQFAKAKKQIRRVRSRKSLLGKSRPGNEEGKVIVVHGDCSGGRRRGNGCGFCFSRPKVLESPNESPTSDPNDPNFTQAMLRTLIDKNDFYSKECNPHLD from the exons ATGCATACACATAAG AAACAAGCGCGGTTGGAATTGATGTCTGGTTGTTCCGAGGAGGAGGGGATTTCGTTCTCGGACGCCGATCGTCGCGGTTACGAAGGAGGCAGTGACGACGATTCCGAAATGGGGAAGAGTCAACTTCGCAGAAGACGAAGGGTCAGTGGTTTTGGGAAGGTGGTTGTGCATCAATTCGCGAAAGCGAAGAAGCAAATACGCAGAGTCAGAAGCAGAAAGAGTCTTCTTGGGAAATCGCGTCCGGGGAACGAAGAAGGTAAGGTGATTGTTGTCCACGGTGACTGTAGTGGAGGAAGAAGGAGAGGGAATGGGTGTGGGTTTTGTTTTTCGCGGCCCAAAGTGTTGGAATCACCTAATGAGTCTCCCACGAGTGATCCCAATGACCCTAATTTCACTCAGGCCATGTTGAGAACTTTGATAGACAAGAATGATTTCTATTCCAAAGAATGCAACCCTCACTTGGATTAG